The Cellulomonas sp. P24 genome contains a region encoding:
- a CDS encoding YibE/F family protein gives MRLGSGTAARSTVVLAAVLVPVGIAALIGMVALWPGAPRAAAREITEVGVTYPTAEVTSTEESSCTGTTENRLPDGTIPTTVPCLRVHATVTSGPATGRPIAIWATAMLTAQDVPRGTSIVVEHYPASGQDPEVWAWHDFARSFPLATLALAFAAVTIAVARMRGLRALVGLAIAFGVVGTFILPGLLAGENPLLVGLVGSTVIMYAVLYLAHGFSRRSSTALVGTVAGLAVTAGLGVIAASAAHVTGVSSEDSYRLATMIGADGADQLRGLFLCGVVLAGLGVLNDVTITQASAVWELRSSAPEASRRVLFSRAMRIGRDHIASTVYTIAFAYAGASLPILLLVQVYRLSLVQTLTSGQFAEEIVRTLVGSIGLVLAIPLTTAIATLVATSEPVSTRRRHRVAEPLSHAHH, from the coding sequence ATGCGCCTCGGCAGTGGTACCGCAGCACGGTCGACCGTGGTGCTTGCGGCCGTCCTCGTCCCCGTCGGCATCGCGGCTCTGATCGGCATGGTGGCGCTCTGGCCCGGGGCGCCACGGGCCGCCGCACGCGAGATCACCGAGGTCGGTGTCACCTACCCGACGGCGGAGGTGACCTCGACCGAGGAGTCGAGCTGCACCGGCACCACCGAGAACCGCCTGCCCGACGGCACGATCCCGACGACCGTCCCGTGCCTGCGCGTGCACGCGACGGTCACGAGCGGTCCGGCGACCGGCCGTCCGATCGCGATCTGGGCCACCGCGATGCTCACGGCGCAGGACGTGCCGCGCGGGACCTCGATCGTCGTGGAGCACTACCCGGCGTCGGGGCAGGACCCCGAGGTGTGGGCGTGGCACGACTTCGCGCGGTCGTTCCCGCTCGCGACCCTCGCCCTCGCCTTCGCGGCCGTCACGATCGCCGTCGCGCGCATGCGCGGCCTGCGCGCCCTGGTCGGGCTGGCGATCGCCTTCGGCGTCGTCGGGACGTTCATCCTGCCCGGGTTGCTGGCGGGCGAGAACCCGCTGCTGGTCGGTCTCGTCGGGTCCACCGTGATCATGTACGCGGTGCTGTACCTCGCGCACGGCTTCTCGCGGCGCAGCTCAACGGCGCTCGTCGGGACGGTCGCCGGTCTGGCGGTCACGGCCGGGCTCGGAGTGATCGCCGCGAGCGCCGCCCACGTGACGGGGGTCAGCTCGGAGGACTCCTACCGGCTCGCCACCATGATCGGGGCCGACGGCGCGGACCAGCTGCGCGGGCTGTTCCTGTGCGGCGTGGTGCTCGCGGGGCTCGGTGTCCTCAACGACGTCACGATCACGCAGGCCTCGGCGGTGTGGGAGCTGCGGTCGTCGGCGCCGGAGGCGAGCAGACGCGTGCTGTTCTCGCGCGCGATGCGGATCGGGCGGGACCACATCGCCTCGACGGTCTACACGATCGCGTTCGCCTATGCCGGGGCGTCGCTCCCGATCCTGCTGCTGGTGCAGGTCTACCGGCTCTCCCTGGTGCAGACACTGACGAGCGGCCAGTTCGCCGAGGAGATCGTCCGCACGCTCGTCGGCTCGATCGGCCTGGTCCTCGCGATCCCGCTCACGACCGCGATCGCGACGCTCGTGGCGACGTCCGAGCCGGTCAGCACCCGCCGACGCCACCGCGTGGCCGAGCCCCTGTCCCACGCCCACCACTGA
- a CDS encoding ABC transporter ATP-binding protein, with protein MTTTLPAPAGLTTTERAIDLRGLTKTFGPVRAVDGLDLQVEAGEVLAFLGPNGAGKTTTIDMLLGFSQPDSGTARIFGLEPREAIAAGKVSAVLQSGGLLKDLTVEETIRLTASLFAVARPVDEVLERAGIASIGDRRVGSCSGGQQQRLRFALALLPDPDLLVLDEPTTGMDVEGRREFWSAIRADAARGRTIVFATHYLEEADAYADRVVLVRHGQVVADGTSAQVKNLAAGRVVSARIPGARPEQLASVPGVDRAEVRGERVLLQTRDSDAVARYLLTTTDATDLEIGGLGLEDAFIALTSDRTTTSTPDGSL; from the coding sequence ATGACCACCACGCTGCCGGCACCTGCCGGACTCACCACCACGGAGCGCGCGATCGACCTGCGCGGCCTGACCAAGACCTTCGGCCCCGTGCGGGCCGTCGACGGCCTGGACCTCCAGGTCGAGGCCGGCGAGGTCCTCGCGTTCCTCGGCCCGAACGGTGCGGGCAAGACCACGACGATCGACATGCTCCTCGGCTTCTCCCAGCCGGACAGCGGCACCGCGCGGATCTTCGGCCTCGAACCGCGCGAGGCGATCGCCGCGGGGAAGGTCTCCGCCGTCCTCCAGAGCGGTGGTCTCCTCAAGGACCTCACGGTCGAGGAGACCATCCGGCTCACCGCCTCGCTGTTCGCTGTCGCCCGACCGGTCGACGAGGTCCTCGAACGTGCCGGGATCGCCTCGATCGGGGACCGCCGGGTCGGCTCGTGCTCCGGGGGCCAGCAGCAGCGGCTGCGGTTCGCGCTCGCCCTCCTCCCGGACCCCGACCTTCTCGTCCTCGACGAGCCGACGACCGGCATGGACGTCGAGGGGCGCCGTGAGTTCTGGTCGGCGATCCGTGCCGACGCCGCTCGCGGCCGCACGATCGTCTTCGCGACGCACTACCTCGAGGAGGCCGACGCGTACGCGGACCGGGTGGTACTCGTCCGGCACGGCCAGGTCGTCGCCGACGGCACCTCGGCGCAGGTCAAGAACCTCGCGGCCGGTCGGGTCGTCTCCGCGAGGATCCCGGGCGCACGGCCCGAGCAGCTCGCCTCGGTTCCGGGCGTCGACCGGGCCGAGGTCCGGGGCGAGCGGGTGCTGCTGCAGACACGTGACTCGGACGCCGTCGCCCGGTACCTCTTGACCACCACGGACGCGACCGACCTCGAGATCGGGGGCCTCGGTCTCGAGGATGCGTTCATCGCCCTCACCTCGGACCGCACGACCACCTCGACCCCTGACGGGAGCCTGTGA
- a CDS encoding sensor histidine kinase → MSTRREPDAAFVAGRTRWTRHLGPLFAAIWLVYLSYPWSAAWSTAPGLARTVSLLSVVGFAAVFLAGFYRVRSRRLRGADAPRDRETWLVLAVEAALVVGMSLAAREEALAGLVFIAVSSVFFLAVRQAVLVVAVMVVASEVLPRHLRGWTPIDSLGLQIVLASVAVFGVTQVMARNVDLARARTELADLAVARERERMARDVHDILGHSLTVITIKAELAGRLLPGDPERAAREIADVESLARAALVDVRATVSGFREVSLANELASARVALEAAGVDAHLPSAADDVPEDLRELFAWTVREGTTNVVRHAAARTCEITLTPSGVRVSDDGVGPDGRTTGGNGLVGLRERAAAAGARVVLGRSASGGFELCVERGDDR, encoded by the coding sequence GTGAGCACCCGTCGGGAGCCCGATGCCGCGTTCGTGGCCGGTCGTACGCGGTGGACCCGCCACCTCGGTCCGCTGTTCGCGGCGATCTGGCTCGTGTACCTCAGCTACCCGTGGTCGGCCGCATGGTCGACGGCCCCCGGTCTCGCGCGTACGGTCTCGCTGCTGAGCGTCGTCGGCTTCGCTGCGGTGTTCCTCGCGGGCTTCTACCGGGTGCGCAGTCGCCGGCTCCGCGGAGCGGATGCCCCGCGCGACCGGGAGACGTGGCTCGTGCTGGCGGTCGAGGCCGCTCTCGTCGTGGGGATGAGCCTGGCCGCGCGCGAGGAGGCCCTCGCCGGCCTGGTGTTCATCGCGGTGTCGAGCGTGTTCTTCCTCGCGGTGCGTCAGGCGGTGCTCGTCGTCGCGGTGATGGTGGTCGCGAGTGAGGTGCTCCCGCGGCACCTGCGCGGCTGGACGCCGATCGACAGCCTCGGGCTGCAGATCGTCCTCGCGTCGGTCGCGGTGTTCGGGGTCACCCAGGTGATGGCCCGGAACGTCGACCTGGCCCGCGCGCGGACCGAGCTCGCGGATCTGGCGGTCGCCCGCGAGCGGGAACGGATGGCCCGCGACGTGCACGACATCCTCGGGCACTCGCTCACGGTGATCACGATCAAGGCCGAGCTGGCGGGCCGCCTGCTGCCGGGCGACCCGGAGCGTGCCGCGCGCGAGATCGCCGACGTCGAGTCCCTCGCCCGGGCTGCGCTCGTGGACGTGCGGGCGACCGTGTCGGGCTTCCGTGAGGTGAGCCTCGCGAACGAGCTCGCGTCGGCTCGTGTCGCGCTCGAGGCTGCGGGGGTCGACGCCCACCTCCCGTCGGCCGCGGACGACGTCCCCGAGGACCTGCGCGAGCTGTTCGCGTGGACCGTCCGTGAGGGGACGACGAACGTGGTGCGCCATGCGGCGGCCCGGACGTGCGAGATCACGCTCACGCCGTCGGGCGTGCGGGTCAGCGACGACGGTGTCGGCCCGGACGGACGGACGACGGGAGGGAACGGGCTCGTCGGGCTCCGCGAGCGCGCGGCCGCCGCCGGTGCGCGGGTCGTGCTCGGCCGCTCCGCCTCGGGTGGGTTCGAGCTGTGCGTCGAGCGAGGGGACGACCGATGA
- the dusB gene encoding tRNA dihydrouridine synthase DusB: MTTATSLPDPATTAGRVLPPLRIGPLTIDTPVVLAPMAGVTNAAFRRLCRESGAGLYVAEMVTSRALVERGEESMRIISHEPDEKPRSVQVYGVDPATVGAAVRLIASEDRADHVDLNFGCPVPKVTRKGGGAVLPWKRDLFTSIVRAAVDAAAPYGVPVTVKMRKGIDEEHLTYLEAGLIAQDVGVAAVALHARTAADYYSGHADWEAIARLKETVTEIPVLGNGDIWSAEDALAMVAQTGCDGVVVGRGCQGRPWLFADLAAAFAGSDARVRPGLRHVAGVVHRHAELMVQHIGEESRALREMRKHMAWYFKGYVVGGELRAALGLVSSLAELEDLLARLDLDQPYPGAAAEGQRGRAGSPKRPALPEGWLDSRELSEEFRVALHEAELSVSGG; encoded by the coding sequence GTGACGACAGCGACCTCGCTCCCCGACCCCGCGACGACGGCCGGTCGTGTGCTCCCGCCGTTGCGGATCGGTCCGCTGACGATCGACACCCCGGTGGTCCTCGCGCCGATGGCGGGCGTGACGAACGCCGCGTTCCGGCGTCTGTGCCGGGAGTCGGGTGCCGGGCTGTACGTCGCCGAGATGGTGACCTCGCGCGCGCTGGTCGAGCGCGGCGAGGAGTCGATGCGGATCATCTCCCACGAGCCCGACGAGAAGCCGCGGTCGGTGCAGGTGTACGGCGTCGACCCGGCGACGGTCGGTGCGGCGGTCCGGCTGATCGCGAGCGAGGACCGGGCCGACCACGTCGACCTCAACTTCGGGTGCCCGGTCCCCAAGGTGACGCGCAAGGGCGGCGGGGCGGTGCTCCCGTGGAAGCGGGACCTGTTCACGTCGATCGTGCGGGCGGCCGTCGACGCCGCGGCGCCGTACGGCGTGCCGGTCACGGTGAAGATGCGCAAGGGGATCGACGAGGAGCACCTCACCTATCTCGAGGCCGGTCTGATCGCGCAGGACGTCGGCGTGGCGGCGGTCGCGCTGCATGCGCGGACCGCGGCCGACTACTACTCGGGTCACGCGGACTGGGAGGCCATCGCGCGGCTCAAGGAGACGGTGACCGAGATCCCGGTGCTCGGCAACGGTGACATCTGGTCGGCCGAGGACGCGCTCGCGATGGTGGCGCAGACCGGTTGCGACGGTGTCGTCGTCGGGCGGGGCTGCCAGGGGCGCCCGTGGCTGTTCGCCGACCTCGCGGCGGCGTTCGCGGGGTCCGACGCGCGCGTGCGCCCGGGGCTGCGGCACGTCGCCGGCGTCGTGCACCGGCACGCCGAGCTGATGGTCCAGCACATCGGCGAGGAGTCGCGGGCGCTGCGCGAGATGCGCAAGCACATGGCGTGGTACTTCAAGGGCTACGTGGTCGGCGGTGAGCTCCGCGCGGCCCTGGGGCTGGTCTCGAGCCTCGCCGAGCTCGAGGACCTGCTCGCGCGGCTCGACCTCGACCAGCCGTACCCGGGTGCTGCGGCCGAGGGTCAGCGGGGCCGGGCCGGGTCGCCCAAGCGGCCGGCCCTCCCGGAGGGGTGGCTCGACTCGCGTGAGCTGTCCGAGGAGTTCCGGGTGGCTCTGCACGAGGCGGAGCTGAGCGTCTCCGGGGGCTGA
- a CDS encoding ABC transporter permease → MSTTLSTPTAPAPEAARATGLRRHGGVNATFLGIELRRLLRNRRTVIFTLIMPPMFFLIFGTSGSYRTTSAGNGNVTAYVMISMALYGAMLATTSGGAMVSVERAQGWSRQLRLTPLRPSAYIAIKVSIAMVLGLASVVVVYLVGLAEGAQADVSVWIVTGLTAWIGSIVFAAFGLFMGYLLAAENVMQLLGPALAVLSFAGGLFVPLGDGVFATIGKVTPLYGLAELVRAPLVGTGVTFTSVANVVVWAAVFGAGAVWRFRHDTARV, encoded by the coding sequence ATGAGCACGACCCTGAGTACCCCAACCGCCCCGGCACCCGAGGCGGCGCGAGCCACCGGGCTCCGTCGGCACGGCGGCGTGAACGCCACGTTCCTGGGCATCGAGCTGCGACGACTGCTCCGCAACCGCCGCACGGTCATCTTCACGCTGATCATGCCGCCGATGTTCTTCCTCATCTTCGGCACCTCCGGGAGCTACCGCACGACGTCGGCCGGCAACGGCAACGTCACGGCGTACGTGATGATCTCGATGGCACTGTACGGTGCGATGCTCGCGACGACGAGCGGCGGTGCGATGGTCTCGGTCGAACGCGCCCAGGGCTGGAGCCGCCAGCTCCGGCTGACGCCGCTGCGACCGTCGGCGTACATCGCGATCAAGGTGTCGATCGCGATGGTGCTGGGGCTCGCGTCGGTCGTCGTCGTCTACCTCGTCGGGCTCGCCGAGGGCGCTCAGGCCGACGTGTCCGTGTGGATCGTCACGGGCCTGACCGCCTGGATCGGCTCGATCGTGTTCGCCGCGTTCGGCCTGTTCATGGGCTACCTGCTCGCGGCCGAGAACGTCATGCAGCTGCTCGGGCCCGCACTCGCGGTCCTCTCGTTCGCCGGCGGGCTGTTCGTCCCGCTCGGGGACGGGGTCTTCGCGACGATCGGCAAGGTCACACCGTTGTACGGCCTCGCGGAGCTCGTCCGGGCACCCCTGGTCGGCACCGGCGTGACGTTCACGTCGGTCGCCAACGTGGTCGTGTGGGCGGCGGTCTTCGGGGCGGGCGCCGTGTGGCGGTTCCGGCACGACACCGCCCGGGTGTGA
- a CDS encoding metal ABC transporter solute-binding protein, Zn/Mn family, with amino-acid sequence MRLAPRTTVPVLTGLIVLLSLGACSSTGTTPSSTPGGTIAVVASTNVWGDVAQSIGGNAVTVTSIISDPNADPHSYEANAQTELAISKAAVVIENGGGYDDFVGTMIAASGTKATVVDAVTVSGKTAVDGQLNEHVWYDFPSVDKVATAIAKALSTVDPSRADTFSANAAAFTEKVAGLQQQLDAVKAAHAGAGVAITEPVPVYLLDAAGLVDKTPTGFSSAVEAQSDVPPRGHAADPRAVQPARRRRPGVQRAGRRAPDHCGARRRHQRGDPGRPGDRDPAAGEGLRLVDVREHRRSRIGAREVTRETTSSLATDAEAPVLELEAAGLAFGDRTVWSGIDLAVAPGEFLAVLGPNGSGKTSLLRVLLGLQQLSTGRLRVLGDTPGKRCCAIGYVPQQRLVDPITPVRPRDLVRMGIDGHRWGLAGLRHRRETRRRVDELLDAVGASEYADVPVGLLSGGEQQRVRIAQALATDPAVLLCDEPLLSLDLGHQRQVVDLIDDRRRSHGTAVVFVTHEINPVLPVVDRVLYVAPAGHAIGRPDDVLTSDTLTRLYGTPVDALRVHDRIVIVGGSNETHHHIERLPR; translated from the coding sequence ATGCGGCTCGCCCCCCGAACGACAGTGCCGGTGCTCACGGGCCTGATCGTCCTGCTCTCGCTCGGCGCATGCTCCTCCACCGGCACGACCCCCTCCTCGACACCGGGCGGCACGATCGCCGTCGTCGCCTCGACCAACGTGTGGGGCGACGTCGCCCAGAGCATCGGTGGCAACGCGGTGACCGTCACCTCGATCATCAGCGACCCGAACGCCGACCCGCACTCGTACGAGGCCAACGCGCAGACCGAGCTGGCGATCTCGAAGGCAGCCGTGGTGATCGAGAACGGCGGCGGCTACGACGACTTCGTCGGCACCATGATCGCCGCGAGCGGCACCAAGGCGACGGTCGTCGACGCCGTCACGGTCTCGGGGAAGACCGCCGTCGACGGCCAGCTCAACGAGCACGTCTGGTACGACTTCCCCTCCGTCGACAAGGTTGCGACCGCGATCGCGAAGGCGCTGAGCACCGTCGATCCGTCCCGCGCGGACACGTTCTCGGCGAACGCCGCGGCCTTCACCGAGAAGGTCGCCGGCCTGCAGCAGCAGCTCGACGCGGTCAAGGCGGCGCACGCCGGCGCCGGGGTCGCGATCACCGAGCCCGTCCCGGTGTACCTGCTCGACGCCGCGGGCCTCGTGGACAAGACACCGACGGGGTTCTCCTCCGCCGTCGAGGCCCAGTCCGACGTCCCCCCCCGCGGTCATGCAGCAGACCCTCGCGCTGTTCAGCCAGCACGACGTCGCCGCCCTGGTGTACAACGAGCAGGCCGTCGGGCCCCAGACCACTGCGGTGCTCGACGCCGCCACCAGCGCGGGGATCCCGGTCGTCCCGGTGACCGAGACCCTGCCGCAGGGGAAGGACTACGTCTCGTGGATGTCCGCGAACATCGCCGCTCTCGCATCGGCGCTCGGGAAGTGACCCGCGAGACCACCAGCAGCCTGGCGACGGACGCCGAGGCGCCGGTCCTCGAGCTCGAGGCCGCCGGACTGGCGTTCGGCGACCGGACCGTGTGGTCGGGCATCGACCTCGCCGTCGCCCCCGGCGAGTTCCTCGCCGTCCTCGGCCCGAACGGTTCCGGGAAGACGAGCCTGCTGCGCGTCCTGCTCGGGCTCCAGCAGCTCAGCACCGGACGGCTGCGCGTGCTCGGTGACACGCCCGGGAAGCGATGCTGCGCGATCGGCTACGTGCCGCAGCAGCGGCTCGTCGACCCGATCACCCCGGTCCGGCCGCGCGACCTCGTCCGGATGGGCATCGACGGGCACCGGTGGGGCCTGGCAGGCCTGCGCCACCGACGTGAGACCCGACGACGCGTCGACGAGCTGCTCGACGCCGTCGGGGCCTCGGAGTACGCCGACGTCCCCGTGGGCCTCCTCTCCGGCGGGGAGCAGCAGCGCGTGCGGATCGCCCAGGCGCTCGCCACCGACCCGGCCGTGCTCCTGTGCGACGAGCCGTTGCTCTCGCTGGACCTGGGTCACCAGCGCCAGGTGGTGGACCTGATCGACGACCGGCGCCGCTCGCACGGCACGGCCGTGGTCTTCGTGACGCACGAGATCAACCCGGTCCTGCCGGTCGTCGACCGCGTCCTGTACGTCGCCCCGGCCGGCCATGCGATCGGCCGGCCCGACGACGTCCTGACCTCCGACACCCTCACCCGCCTGTACGGCACCCCCGTCGACGCGCTCCGCGTGCACGACCGGATCGTGATCGTCGGCGGCTCCAACGAGACGCACCACCACATCGAGAGGCTGCCACGATGA
- a CDS encoding glycine--tRNA ligase, which yields MAAPSRLDSVISLAKRRGFVFPSGEIYGGTRSAWDYGPLGVELKENIKKQWWRTMVTSREDIVGLDSSVILPRQVWVASGHVGVFTDPLTECLSCHKRFREDQMLEEFEEKKGRAPEGGLAEIACPNCGTRGKWTEPRDFNMMLKTYLGPVEDESGLHYLRPETAQGIFVNFANVVTTSRKKPPFGIGQIGKSFRNEITPGNFIFRTREFEQMEMEFFVEPGTDEDWHQYWIDTRTAWYTDLGISAENLRHYEHPKEKLSHYSKRTVDIEYRFGFQGSEWGELEGIANRTDFDLTTHSTHSGADLSYFDQAKNERWVPYVIEPAAGLTRSLMAFLVESYTEDEAPNTKGGVDVRTVLKLDPRLSPVKAAVLPLSRNEQLSPKARDLAAELRRAWNVDFDDAGAIGRRYRRQDEIGTPFCITVDFDTLDDQAVTIRHRDDMSQERVALDQVSGYLAARLIGA from the coding sequence GTGGCCGCACCGTCTCGTCTCGACTCCGTCATCTCTCTCGCCAAGCGCCGTGGCTTCGTCTTCCCGTCGGGGGAGATCTACGGCGGCACGCGGTCGGCATGGGACTACGGACCGCTCGGTGTCGAGCTCAAGGAGAACATCAAGAAGCAGTGGTGGCGCACCATGGTCACCAGCCGCGAGGACATCGTCGGGCTCGACTCGTCGGTGATCCTGCCGAGGCAGGTCTGGGTCGCCTCGGGTCACGTCGGCGTCTTCACCGACCCGCTGACCGAGTGCCTCAGCTGCCACAAGCGGTTCCGTGAGGACCAGATGCTCGAGGAGTTCGAGGAGAAGAAGGGCCGCGCCCCCGAGGGTGGTCTCGCGGAGATCGCGTGCCCCAACTGCGGCACCCGCGGGAAGTGGACCGAGCCGCGCGACTTCAACATGATGCTCAAGACGTACCTCGGCCCGGTCGAGGACGAGTCCGGCCTGCACTACCTGCGGCCGGAGACCGCGCAGGGCATCTTCGTGAACTTCGCCAACGTCGTCACGACGAGCCGCAAGAAGCCGCCGTTCGGCATCGGCCAGATCGGCAAGTCGTTCCGCAACGAGATCACCCCGGGGAACTTCATCTTCCGGACGCGCGAGTTCGAGCAGATGGAGATGGAGTTCTTCGTCGAGCCCGGCACCGACGAGGACTGGCACCAGTACTGGATCGACACCCGGACCGCCTGGTACACGGACCTGGGCATCTCCGCCGAGAACCTGCGGCACTACGAGCACCCGAAGGAGAAGCTCTCGCACTACTCGAAGCGCACCGTCGACATCGAGTACCGCTTCGGTTTCCAGGGCAGCGAGTGGGGCGAGCTCGAGGGCATCGCGAACCGCACCGACTTCGACCTCACGACCCACTCGACGCACTCGGGTGCCGACCTGTCGTACTTCGACCAGGCCAAGAACGAGCGCTGGGTGCCGTACGTGATCGAGCCGGCCGCCGGCCTGACCCGCTCCCTGATGGCGTTCCTCGTGGAGTCCTACACCGAGGACGAGGCCCCGAACACCAAGGGTGGGGTCGACGTCCGGACGGTGCTCAAGCTCGACCCGCGGCTGTCACCGGTGAAGGCCGCGGTCCTCCCGCTGTCGCGCAACGAGCAGCTCTCCCCGAAGGCGCGCGACCTCGCCGCCGAGCTGCGCCGGGCATGGAACGTCGACTTCGACGACGCCGGGGCGATCGGGCGTCGGTACCGCCGCCAGGACGAGATCGGCACGCCGTTCTGCATCACCGTCGACTTCGACACCCTGGACGACCAGGCCGTGACGATCCGCCACCGTGACGACATGTCGCAGGAGCGCGTCGCCCTCGACCAGGTCTCCGGCTACCTCGCCGCCCGCCTGATCGGCGCCTGA
- a CDS encoding alpha-amylase family protein, translating to MQGARARLRWCGAAVAVLLVLSGCGSGRAAPGPGDPAGTRDVGVQLFQWTWNAIARECTDTIGPAGFAWVLTSPPQEHVTGSAWWTSYQPVSYRVESRLGTRDEYRSMISTCHRAGVKVLADAVINHMTGKDTPGVGWAGSPYSHYDYPGLYSDAAGDFHHCGLTPNDDIVNYKDATQVRFCELVNLADLATGTAHVRSTIVAYLKDLRSLGIDGFRIDAAKHMPVDDIAAIVGQLPRDTMIVQEVIRGAGEPITPEQYVGNGKVDEFGWAVAVKGLLTGGTASLYRDLGPAWGFVDSADAVVFVDNHDTERNGTTLSYQQGTTYALANVLLLASPYGTPEVHSGYAFTSKDAGPVQDADGRVLDATCAAGVGPTTTYTPGQWVCQQRWQVVDGMVGWRSAVGDAPMTHWWDDGSDAFAFGRGSRGFVAVDAGSTPFSTTLPTGLAPGTYCDVITGALVDGRCTGTTVTVADDGSAALAVPAGGAVAIHVGARQGG from the coding sequence GTGCAGGGTGCTCGTGCGCGACTGAGGTGGTGCGGAGCGGCCGTCGCGGTCCTCCTGGTCCTGAGCGGCTGCGGTTCGGGTCGCGCCGCCCCTGGACCCGGTGATCCGGCAGGCACCCGCGACGTCGGTGTCCAGCTCTTCCAGTGGACCTGGAACGCGATCGCCCGCGAGTGCACCGACACGATCGGCCCTGCCGGGTTCGCCTGGGTGCTGACCTCCCCACCGCAGGAGCACGTGACCGGCTCCGCGTGGTGGACCTCGTACCAGCCGGTGAGCTACCGCGTCGAATCGCGGCTCGGGACCCGCGACGAGTACCGGTCCATGATCTCCACGTGCCACCGCGCGGGCGTCAAGGTCCTCGCGGACGCCGTGATCAACCACATGACGGGCAAGGACACGCCAGGGGTCGGCTGGGCAGGCTCCCCGTACTCGCACTACGACTACCCGGGGCTGTACTCCGACGCCGCCGGTGACTTCCACCACTGCGGGCTGACGCCGAACGACGACATCGTGAACTACAAGGACGCCACCCAGGTGAGGTTCTGCGAGCTCGTCAACCTCGCCGACCTCGCGACCGGGACGGCGCACGTGCGCAGCACGATCGTCGCGTACCTGAAGGACCTGCGGTCTCTCGGGATCGACGGGTTCCGGATCGACGCGGCCAAGCACATGCCGGTCGACGACATCGCCGCGATCGTCGGCCAGCTCCCGCGCGACACGATGATCGTCCAGGAGGTCATCCGCGGGGCAGGGGAGCCGATCACGCCCGAGCAGTACGTCGGGAACGGCAAGGTCGACGAGTTCGGCTGGGCCGTGGCCGTCAAGGGCCTGCTGACCGGCGGGACGGCGAGCCTCTACCGGGATCTCGGCCCGGCCTGGGGGTTCGTCGACTCTGCCGATGCGGTGGTCTTCGTCGACAACCACGACACCGAGCGCAACGGCACCACGCTGAGCTACCAGCAGGGGACGACCTACGCCCTCGCGAACGTCCTGCTGCTCGCCTCTCCGTACGGCACGCCGGAGGTGCACTCCGGGTACGCGTTCACGAGCAAGGACGCCGGTCCGGTGCAGGACGCCGACGGCCGCGTGCTCGATGCGACCTGTGCCGCAGGGGTGGGGCCGACGACGACCTACACCCCGGGCCAGTGGGTCTGCCAGCAGCGCTGGCAGGTGGTCGACGGCATGGTCGGGTGGCGGTCCGCCGTGGGTGACGCGCCGATGACGCACTGGTGGGACGACGGGTCCGACGCGTTCGCCTTCGGTCGTGGCTCCCGCGGGTTCGTCGCGGTCGACGCCGGCTCGACGCCGTTCTCGACGACTCTGCCGACCGGCCTCGCGCCCGGCACGTACTGCGACGTGATCACCGGCGCGCTCGTCGACGGGAGGTGCACCGGGACGACCGTCACGGTGGCCGACGACGGGAGCGCCGCGCTCGCCGTCCCGGCCGGGGGCGCGGTCGCGATCCACGTCGGCGCCAGGCAGGGGGGCTGA
- a CDS encoding response regulator transcription factor has protein sequence MSDTIRLLLADDQALVRGALAALLELEADLEVVCQVGRGDEVVAAAREHRPDVALLDVEMPGLDGIAAARELRAAVPSCRVLVVTTFGRPGYVRRALEAGASGFVVKDTPAAQLADAVRRVAAGLRVVDPTLAVESLVAGASPLTEREQDVLRAAADGGTVADIARATLVSEGTARNYLSAAMGKTGARTRAEAVRIARENGWLLG, from the coding sequence ATGAGCGACACGATCCGGCTGCTCCTCGCCGACGACCAGGCACTCGTCCGGGGTGCGCTCGCCGCGCTCCTCGAGCTCGAGGCGGACCTCGAGGTCGTGTGCCAGGTGGGTCGCGGGGACGAGGTCGTGGCGGCCGCCCGCGAGCACCGACCGGACGTGGCGCTGCTCGACGTGGAGATGCCGGGGCTCGACGGGATCGCCGCGGCGCGGGAGCTCCGGGCGGCCGTGCCCTCGTGCCGTGTGCTCGTCGTGACGACCTTCGGGCGGCCGGGGTACGTCAGACGCGCGCTCGAGGCGGGTGCGTCGGGCTTCGTGGTGAAGGACACCCCGGCGGCCCAGCTCGCCGATGCCGTCCGGCGGGTCGCCGCCGGGCTGCGGGTCGTGGACCCGACCCTGGCGGTCGAGTCGCTCGTCGCCGGCGCGAGCCCGCTGACCGAGCGCGAGCAGGACGTCCTGCGCGCCGCGGCCGACGGGGGGACGGTCGCCGACATCGCGCGGGCGACGCTCGTGTCCGAGGGGACCGCGCGCAACTACCTCTCGGCCGCGATGGGGAAGACCGGCGCCCGCACGAGGGCGGAGGCGGTGCGCATCGCGCGTGAGAACGGGTGGCTGCTCGGCTGA